The Bacillota bacterium genome has a segment encoding these proteins:
- a CDS encoding transcription elongation factor GreA yields the protein MPRITPEGLQQLQEELHRLKTAGRRQVADALRAARQLGDLVNNEDYQQALAEHDRLERRIAELEAFLQAAEVVTAAPEGTVGLGSRVEVRDLTTGEHLRFRVVGASETGPVEELVSADSPVGRALLGRRPGEVAEARLPGGEIVRFEVLAIESSRSSA from the coding sequence GGTCTGCAGCAGCTCCAGGAGGAGCTGCACCGCCTGAAGACCGCCGGCCGCCGACAGGTGGCCGACGCCCTGCGCGCCGCCCGACAGCTCGGCGATCTGGTCAACAACGAGGACTACCAGCAGGCCCTGGCCGAACACGACCGCCTCGAGCGCCGCATCGCCGAGCTGGAGGCCTTCCTACAGGCGGCGGAGGTGGTGACCGCCGCCCCCGAGGGGACGGTCGGCCTCGGCTCGCGCGTCGAGGTCCGCGACCTCACCACCGGCGAACATCTTCGTTTCCGGGTCGTGGGCGCCTCCGAGACGGGCCCCGTGGAGGAGCTGGTCTCCGCCGACTCGCCCGTCGGCCGCGCCCTCCTCGGCCGCCGCCCCGGCGAGGTGGCCGAGGCGCGCCTCCCCGGCGGGGAGATCGTCCGCTTCGAGGTCCTGGCCATCGAGTCGTCCCGCTCCTCCGCCTGA